One segment of Variovorax sp. V93 DNA contains the following:
- a CDS encoding PAS domain S-box protein, translating to MNTPSSPPAAPTLPGLPSGIEESSVFRSLFISYPDSLLLVDQAGRIVLANPAAATLLGYAVDELVGLNVDALVPDSIRPRHAAYREAYGQAPRPRPMGTQMELVAKRKDGSEVMVEIALSPLQSQGLPFVVAAIRDIGAYPRVKQALQRARYSDHLAQLGRLAVDTRDLQVVLEHVPAMAAQALEVEVAMVLLLDSSRLEFRVASGVGLVPGEEIGVRIPSHANTSPGFVFAEGRPVVVPDYGSERRFAVPQAYLDAGLVSALAVPFYDRGRFIGVLTVRSREAKRFGDEELRFLESLSNLLATSLQRVQTEEALNHAQRLESVGQLTGGIAHDFNNLLTVIQGNLQVLEELPAIAQDGYAQQLVGAAARASRRGAELTGKLLAFSRRQMLQPNAVDTHAMLHSLADMLRRTLDQRIGIAIEAAADCPPVLADPGQLESALLNIAINARDAMPEGGTLHFRAQACGALPPEVHNELSDHDAHGSFVAISVADSGTGMTEEVKERAFEPFFTTKEAGRGTGLGLSTVYGFVKQSKGAVAIATRPGAGTTVTLYLPQLYDPAPAAAEEENGDQAIPAGLRVLLVEDDAEVRRVVHTFLMTLGCSVVTAGNAEQALLSMETDADSFDVLLSDIALGPGMRGTRLAAEAQQRFPRLAILLMSGFSSELLDADRDVPQSWELLRKPYTRGELARALARVLAAARP from the coding sequence ATGAACACGCCCTCTTCTCCCCCGGCCGCCCCCACCCTGCCCGGGCTGCCTTCGGGCATCGAGGAGAGCAGCGTCTTCCGTTCGCTCTTCATTTCCTACCCGGACTCGCTGCTGCTGGTCGACCAGGCCGGCCGCATCGTGCTGGCCAACCCCGCAGCGGCCACCCTGCTGGGCTACGCGGTCGACGAACTGGTGGGCCTGAACGTCGACGCGCTGGTGCCGGACAGCATCCGCCCGCGCCACGCCGCCTACCGGGAAGCCTACGGCCAGGCGCCGCGCCCCCGGCCCATGGGCACGCAGATGGAGCTGGTCGCCAAGCGCAAGGACGGCAGCGAGGTGATGGTGGAGATCGCGCTCAGCCCGCTGCAGAGCCAGGGCTTGCCCTTCGTGGTGGCCGCCATCCGAGACATCGGCGCCTATCCCCGCGTGAAGCAGGCGCTGCAGCGGGCGCGCTACAGCGACCACCTCGCGCAGCTGGGCCGCCTGGCCGTGGACACCCGCGACCTGCAGGTGGTGCTCGAGCACGTGCCCGCCATGGCCGCGCAAGCACTGGAGGTCGAGGTGGCCATGGTGCTGCTGCTGGACAGCAGCCGCCTCGAATTCCGTGTGGCCAGCGGTGTGGGCCTGGTGCCCGGGGAAGAAATCGGCGTGCGCATTCCCAGCCATGCGAACACGTCGCCCGGCTTCGTGTTTGCCGAGGGACGGCCGGTGGTGGTGCCCGATTACGGCAGTGAGCGCCGCTTCGCAGTGCCGCAGGCCTACCTCGATGCCGGGCTGGTCAGCGCGCTGGCCGTGCCCTTCTACGACCGCGGCCGTTTCATCGGCGTCCTGACCGTGCGATCGCGCGAAGCCAAGCGCTTCGGCGACGAGGAGCTGCGCTTCCTCGAATCGCTTTCGAACCTGCTGGCCACCAGCCTGCAGCGCGTGCAGACCGAAGAGGCGCTCAACCATGCCCAGCGGCTCGAAAGCGTCGGCCAGCTCACGGGCGGCATCGCGCACGACTTCAACAACCTGCTCACCGTCATCCAGGGCAACCTGCAGGTGCTCGAGGAACTGCCCGCCATCGCGCAGGACGGCTATGCCCAGCAGCTGGTGGGCGCCGCGGCGCGGGCCTCGCGGCGCGGCGCCGAGCTCACGGGCAAGCTGCTGGCCTTCTCGCGCCGGCAGATGCTGCAGCCCAACGCAGTGGACACGCATGCGATGCTGCACTCCCTGGCCGACATGCTGCGGCGCACGCTCGACCAGCGCATCGGCATCGCGATCGAGGCCGCGGCGGATTGCCCGCCAGTGCTCGCCGATCCGGGCCAGCTCGAATCGGCATTGCTGAACATCGCCATCAACGCCCGCGACGCCATGCCCGAGGGCGGCACGCTGCATTTCCGCGCCCAGGCCTGCGGTGCACTGCCGCCGGAGGTGCACAACGAACTCAGCGACCACGACGCGCACGGCAGCTTCGTTGCCATCTCGGTGGCCGACAGCGGCACCGGCATGACCGAGGAAGTGAAGGAGCGCGCCTTCGAGCCCTTCTTCACCACCAAGGAGGCCGGCCGGGGCACCGGCCTGGGCCTGAGCACCGTGTACGGCTTCGTGAAGCAGTCCAAGGGCGCCGTGGCCATCGCAACGCGGCCGGGCGCGGGTACCACCGTGACGCTCTATCTTCCGCAGCTGTACGACCCGGCCCCTGCGGCCGCGGAGGAAGAAAACGGCGACCAGGCGATTCCTGCCGGCCTGCGGGTCCTGCTGGTCGAGGACGACGCCGAAGTGCGCAGGGTCGTCCACACCTTTCTCATGACGCTCGGCTGCAGCGTGGTGACCGCGGGCAATGCCGAACAGGCGCTGCTGAGCATGGAAACGGATGCGGATTCCTTCGACGTGCTGCTGAGCGACATCGCGCTCGGCCCCGGCATGCGCGGAACCCGGCTCGCGGCCGAGGCGCAGCAGCGCTTTCCGCGGCTCGCGATCCTTCTCATGTCCGGCTTCTCGTCGGAACTGCTCGACGCCGACCGGGACGTGCCGCAAAGCTGGGAGCTGCTGCGCAAGCCCTACACGCGCGGCGAACTCGCGCGCGCATTGGCCAGGGTGCTGGCGGCGGCCCGGCCCTAG
- a CDS encoding MBL fold metallo-hydrolase RNA specificity domain-containing protein, whose translation MRIDFLGGTGTVTGSKYLLTHEGRRLLVDCGLFQGLKQLRLRNWDALPFDASAVDAVLLTHAHMDHSGFVPRLVKLGFKGRVYCTAATRDLCELLLPDSGRLQEEEADFANRHGHSKHKPALPLYTEQEARAALKRFECVAFDEECSPWPGWSWRLSRAGHILGAGSLRVEWKEGSILFSGDLGRSDDLVMRPPQEAVPADYVVVESTYGNRRHLDADTLGELAGVINRTAARGGVLVVPAFAVGRAQTLLYCIQMLKREGRIPDMPVYLNSPMAADATRLYKAHLDEHRMSAAQCADMSGKTIIVNTLEESKRLNRLDYPSIIVSASGMATGGRVLHHLKAYAPDARNTILFAGFQAAGTRGAALVGGADAVKIHGTYVPVRAEVANLETLSAHADREQLLAWLSSQKAPRRVFVTHGEPVAADALRLAIEERYGWPCTVPDYRESREL comes from the coding sequence ATGCGCATCGATTTTCTGGGCGGAACCGGCACCGTGACCGGTTCCAAATACCTGCTGACGCACGAAGGCCGGCGGCTGCTGGTGGACTGCGGGCTGTTCCAGGGGCTGAAGCAGCTGCGGCTGCGCAACTGGGATGCTCTGCCCTTCGACGCATCGGCCGTCGATGCCGTGCTGCTGACGCATGCCCACATGGACCACAGCGGGTTCGTGCCGCGGCTCGTGAAGCTCGGCTTCAAGGGACGGGTGTATTGCACGGCCGCCACGCGCGACCTGTGCGAACTGCTGCTGCCCGATTCCGGCCGGCTGCAGGAGGAGGAGGCCGACTTCGCCAACCGGCACGGCCATTCGAAGCACAAGCCGGCGCTGCCGCTGTACACCGAGCAGGAAGCACGCGCCGCGCTGAAGCGGTTCGAGTGTGTGGCCTTCGACGAGGAATGCTCGCCCTGGCCCGGCTGGTCGTGGCGGCTCTCGCGGGCCGGCCACATCCTCGGCGCGGGCAGCCTGCGCGTGGAATGGAAGGAAGGCAGCATCCTGTTCTCGGGCGACCTGGGCCGCAGCGACGACCTGGTGATGCGGCCGCCCCAGGAGGCCGTGCCGGCCGACTACGTGGTGGTGGAGTCCACCTATGGCAACAGGCGGCACCTGGACGCGGACACCCTCGGCGAACTCGCGGGCGTGATCAACCGCACCGCCGCACGCGGCGGCGTGCTGGTGGTGCCGGCGTTCGCGGTGGGACGCGCGCAGACCCTGCTGTACTGCATCCAGATGCTCAAGCGCGAAGGCCGCATTCCGGACATGCCGGTGTACCTCAACAGTCCGATGGCCGCGGATGCCACGCGCCTCTACAAGGCGCACCTGGACGAGCACCGCATGAGCGCCGCGCAATGCGCCGACATGAGCGGGAAGACGATCATCGTCAACACGCTGGAGGAGTCGAAGCGGCTGAACAGGCTCGACTATCCGTCCATCATCGTGTCGGCCAGCGGCATGGCGACGGGCGGGCGGGTGCTGCATCACCTGAAGGCCTACGCACCCGATGCGCGCAACACGATCCTGTTCGCGGGCTTCCAGGCCGCCGGCACCCGCGGCGCGGCGCTGGTGGGCGGCGCGGACGCGGTGAAGATCCATGGCACCTATGTCCCGGTGCGGGCCGAGGTCGCCAACCTCGAGACCCTGTCCGCCCATGCCGACCGCGAGCAGCTGCTGGCATGGCTCTCGTCCCAGAAGGCACCGCGCCGCGTGTTCGTGACGCACGGCGAGCCCGTGGCCGCGGACGCGCTGCGGCTGGCCATCGAGGAGCGCTACGGCTGGCCGTGCACCGTGCCCGACTACCGCGAGTCGCGCGAGCTGTGA
- a CDS encoding universal stress protein has protein sequence MQTPKSILLHLDGSARTAERIAFARRLAEAFDAQVTGAPCTLSTLMRYPFALEGAAEAVAIMREGDKAARQRMYASFTAQAAGSPRMHWTEQERDAPWGFARRALYADLVILGQRNPEDPMASELPGDFLPHLLVESGRPALVLPYAGPLVAVPGTVLLAWKETPEAARAVSAALPWLRAASKVHAACYGEGAEASLEQLQRYLAAQGIADVSLHADGTAEGDAGNRLLSMAADLGADLLVMGCYGHGRAREWILGGATRTMLASMTLPVLMSH, from the coding sequence ATGCAGACCCCGAAATCGATCCTCCTGCACCTCGACGGCTCGGCCCGCACGGCGGAACGCATCGCGTTTGCGCGCCGCCTGGCCGAGGCCTTCGATGCGCAGGTGACGGGCGCGCCGTGCACCCTGTCCACGCTCATGCGCTATCCGTTTGCGCTGGAAGGCGCCGCAGAGGCCGTGGCGATCATGCGGGAGGGCGACAAGGCCGCGAGGCAGAGGATGTACGCGAGCTTCACGGCCCAGGCCGCCGGCTCGCCCCGCATGCACTGGACCGAACAGGAGCGCGACGCGCCATGGGGTTTCGCTCGCCGTGCGCTCTACGCCGACCTGGTGATCCTGGGGCAGCGCAATCCCGAAGACCCCATGGCCTCCGAATTGCCCGGTGACTTCCTGCCGCACCTGCTGGTGGAAAGCGGGCGGCCCGCGCTGGTGCTGCCCTATGCGGGTCCGCTGGTTGCGGTGCCCGGCACCGTGCTGCTGGCATGGAAGGAAACCCCAGAGGCCGCGCGCGCGGTGTCGGCCGCCCTGCCCTGGCTGCGCGCCGCCTCGAAGGTGCATGCGGCCTGCTATGGCGAAGGCGCCGAAGCATCCCTGGAACAACTGCAGCGCTATCTTGCCGCTCAGGGAATTGCCGATGTCTCTCTGCATGCGGACGGCACCGCAGAAGGGGATGCCGGCAACAGGCTGCTGTCGATGGCCGCGGACCTGGGCGCGGACCTGCTCGTGATGGGCTGCTACGGCCACGGCCGGGCGCGCGAATGGATCCTGGGCGGCGCCACGCGCACGATGCTCGCGTCGATGACGCTGCCCGTGCTGATGTCGCACTGA